Genomic segment of Armatimonadota bacterium:
GCTCGGCGCATTGTTCGTAATGCTTTCCGAAAACGATCTGCTCGAACCTCTTTGAATCCAATCCTAGATCGTCAAGGATCATATTCACCGACGCCGACTTTGCTGCCATCTCTCCAGTCGCCTGCCCATCGCAGAAAAGCTCCAAGACGTCTAGACCCTTAAGTTGTTGAATCCCACTTTCCTGAAAAATATGAAGAAACGGAAAATGATTGATATCGTGAAACAAAATACACGCTAGTAGCTGCTCTGTTGATCTGCCATCGAAATGTAGACGAAATGTCGGACAAGAGTAGAGCTGCTCTACAAGCTGCCTTCCAAGCTCATATGCGTACAGGACATGAACTGACCGTTTATAGTCCGCCCCTGGATAAATATACGGAAGCAAGCAGAGTTGATTAACGTAATTTAGACGTCGAAAACTCCTGCATTCAATGCCCCGTTTGAGATTTTCGGTAACTGGCACCGCAATGCCGGTAGGTAGCATTATAGTCTTCTCGGCTGCAGAGGGGCTTATGAGTTCTTGAATGCCAAATGTTGTAAAGTGATTTGGCCTGAGCCTCTCAATCCTCGGCAGAAGGGAAGTGGTCGATAATTTGCTGACCAACTTCCAATCTGTTAATGTATGTATTAGCTCACCAATGTAATTGTTTTCGCGTATACGAAATGTCTTCTTTAGCGTGGGGGCAAGTTCGGCTAATAATTTTCCAAATTGGTAAAGATCGAGACCAGGGAAGATGGCCTGAAAAAGCTCTTCACGGGTCCCGCCTACTTCTTTGATGTGCTTGAGTCTATGATTTGTGGATATGGACTTTGGAAATAAATCCCAATCGCCAAGCAATCTTGTCATTTCGTTTTTATCAACTTCTTCAAAGTCGAAATTCTTGCTAAGGCCGAAGTCCACAAGAATGGGCTGACTGTCAGATGATCTTATTAGTAGGTTGGCTGCTTTGATATCTAGGTGCATCCGTTTGCGCACGTTATGCATATATTGAAGCGCCTCAGCGATAGAGACTAGAATATTTGCGCAGTCTTCGTCGCCCAGCTTATTTTGTGCGAAATATTCATTGATTGGCAGTCCTTCAACGAAATCAGTAACCAGTGCGGGCAACTTCGATATAGCTGAAGCTTGAATTTTCTTCTTCTGCTTTTGGGTGAGATCGATTTCTCCCTTTTCTCGAACTGCGACGATGTTTTTATGATGCAGGCTTGATAGAATTTCAAATTCTCGAAGTTGAAAAGGTATAGTTTCGTTTACCGCTTCGTCGGCTATCGTTGTAAACAATTTTGCCTGGTAGAAGGGAAAGAATATTTTCAAGGCATAACTCTGCTCGTTATGCGTGACTTTGTAGACTTCTCCTGACCCACCTCGGTTTATATATTCAATGACTTTATATGAAATATTGTTCAGGCGTACGGAATCGCCCTGATTGAATATTTGTCCTTCTTGAACTGTGGAATTAAGTTGCACGATACTATTATGCACTTAATGCAGCGAATTTGCGACGACTCGAAATTTGGTTTTTACCGTTGATAGGTGTCGCGACGCAGGCTATGGTCGCGTTATTGCCTTAATATTTGTTCGGGTCTATTGAAGTGGTCTATGTTAAGGTAAAGCATCTAAGGTTGGCTCTAGTGGCATTCTCTGTATTTCGCCGAGTCTGGGTAGTCACCGGAGCGCTTAGGTTTGTATGTCGTTGGGCGATTTGCTGCTTGTATTTGGTATCTCTGTTCGGTGTTGGAGTTCGTTGCCTTTTTTTTTGTTGCTCCTACCTGAGTATGTTGTTTGTAGGTTGGGCAGGTGCTGAGCTTTGAATTACAGGGTCTTTGGCATGATCTCCCTAGAGTGTGTATGCAGGAAGGAAGATTTCATCGTGAGACCGTTGCCTTACAGATTCTGGACGTTGTTTGGTAACTGTTGGCTTGGCGCGGATAGTGGTCTTCCGAAGAATGACAAACTGTACGAACTAGGTAAGGTGAAAACAGTGCAATGAAGCGTTTTCTTCCCTACATCGTCACGGGGGCGCTGTCGGCCACGGCGGCTCTTTCGATTTCCTACTATCAGCAGAAACCCAACCCGGATTCGCAGTATCGACCTAATCCCGACGCGCTGGTTCACGATGGGGTTCCGAAAGGCGAAGTACGTGGCCCATTCGTGGTCCAGAGCCTCGGCTACCCGGGAACGCAGAAGACGTATTGGGTGTACGTGCCCGCACAATACGACCCCAAGGTTCCGACCGCGCTGATGGTGCTTCAGGATGGTCAAGCAATGAAGCAGGAAAACGGACAGATTCGAGCCCAAACGGTGTTCGACAACCTCATCTATCGACGTGAAATTCCCGTCATGATCGGCGTGTTCATCAACCCTGGACGAACGCCTGAGCAAAAGGAACCATCACCCGAAAACGGCTGGGGAGACGGATTCACCAACCGGGGTGTCGAGTACAACGCGCTCGACGACAAGTACGCGCGCGACATCGTCGATGGGCTGATTCCTCAGCTAAAGAAGGATTACAACATCTCCGACGACCCGAATATGCGCGGAATCGGCGGCTCAAGCTCGGGCGCGATTGCCGCCTTCACGGTGGCGTGGGAACGACCGAACGCCTTCCGCAAAGTCCTTAGCATTGTGGGAAGCTTCACCAACATTCGCGGTGGCGACGCCTATCCCGATATCATCCGCAAGAGCAAGAAGAAGCCGATTCGCGTGTTCCTCTGCGACGGTCGGAACGACCTCCGCGGGGTCCGCAACGGCAAATACGATCCTCGCTGGGATTGGTTCTTGCAGAACAACCGCATGAAGGACGCGCTGACGGAGAAGGGGTACGACCTGAACTATACGTGGGGCATGAACAACCATGGCCAAGCGTTCGGCGGGCAAATCTTCCCCGACATGATGCGTTGGCTATGGCGCGACGGACCGGTCTCCACCGACCCGAACGACATGGTCGAGCGGAGCTTCCGAGGGGCCGCTGCTGGATTGGATAAGGAAGGTAACTAGGATCGTTTCAACGTTTTTGGCCCTCATCTGCACGGTAGCCCAGCTTAAGCCTGGTGTATTCGAACACACGACTTCGCCGTCCAAAAGGTGGGCCATTGGATACGCCCATGACCCCCATCAAAAGGATGACGAGTACGCCGCAATTAACACCCTAGTGGACTTGAAAACCCACAAGCCGGTCTTGACGCTGAACTCGTTCAACGGATTCCCGGGCCAAAATCACGGCGGAATATTCGTTGCTTATTCCCAGAAGGAATCCATGGGTGTGGCGATGCAAGCGGGAAAATGGGAGCCGAGAGCCTTGGCGATTTTCTCTCCGTCCAAGCGCCTTCAATTCAACCTCCTGCCGACGATCAACAAGGACATGGCGGCCTACGCCAAGAAGCATGTGAAGAACGCCGACAAGTTCGCGTTCGATGTTTTAGGGGCCAAGTTTAGTGGGGGAAAATTACTAGTCTCGGCAATTGGCCAAATTCCGAAAGACGAGGACGCGCCGGTTATCTATGCCGAATTGAAGTATCCCACTCACTTGAGTGGGGGCAAGATTCGATTGAAAAATCCGACGATGAAGCCGCTCAGTGAATCGACCGCCTGGTCTTGGCCCGAAATCAAATAGCGGCTAGGCGTCGTGGTCTTCGTCCGCCTCTGGAGCAGGATATGTCCGAACCGGAATCCA
This window contains:
- a CDS encoding protein kinase: MHNSIVQLNSTVQEGQIFNQGDSVRLNNISYKVIEYINRGGSGEVYKVTHNEQSYALKIFFPFYQAKLFTTIADEAVNETIPFQLREFEILSSLHHKNIVAVREKGEIDLTQKQKKKIQASAISKLPALVTDFVEGLPINEYFAQNKLGDEDCANILVSIAEALQYMHNVRKRMHLDIKAANLLIRSSDSQPILVDFGLSKNFDFEEVDKNEMTRLLGDWDLFPKSISTNHRLKHIKEVGGTREELFQAIFPGLDLYQFGKLLAELAPTLKKTFRIRENNYIGELIHTLTDWKLVSKLSTTSLLPRIERLRPNHFTTFGIQELISPSAAEKTIMLPTGIAVPVTENLKRGIECRSFRRLNYVNQLCLLPYIYPGADYKRSVHVLYAYELGRQLVEQLYSCPTFRLHFDGRSTEQLLACILFHDINHFPFLHIFQESGIQQLKGLDVLELFCDGQATGEMAAKSASVNMILDDLGLDSKRFEQIVFGKHYEQCAEHDAVDQIINSIVNSGVDIDKLSYLKLDSLFTGVAYGNGIDVVALLKAASIERINQGRLHLAFDERALQAVESVIFTRYWLFRSVYWHHTNRALMAMVLSVVKDLYSDGRRSFHEYLTDTMWRSDYEAIRYLDQKYMTHFGKPSVLSGLIEDRNHLYQRLYTIHPSAGEERDFEIYEKCRNLSDSGEKEVREKLLHLILCIANIKEHESFGVDDILLDVPRRENDFGGKAYIRVDRGEAVEVEYLSETIRHLQEGYELLSKRVRFFVSPRVGKALGPSFRIEHRNDIGDGILQILKGTDLNTQVK
- a CDS encoding esterase family protein translates to MKRFLPYIVTGALSATAALSISYYQQKPNPDSQYRPNPDALVHDGVPKGEVRGPFVVQSLGYPGTQKTYWVYVPAQYDPKVPTALMVLQDGQAMKQENGQIRAQTVFDNLIYRREIPVMIGVFINPGRTPEQKEPSPENGWGDGFTNRGVEYNALDDKYARDIVDGLIPQLKKDYNISDDPNMRGIGGSSSGAIAAFTVAWERPNAFRKVLSIVGSFTNIRGGDAYPDIIRKSKKKPIRVFLCDGRNDLRGVRNGKYDPRWDWFLQNNRMKDALTEKGYDLNYTWGMNNHGQAFGGQIFPDMMRWLWRDGPVSTDPNDMVERSFRGAAAGLDKEGN